One Calditrichia bacterium DNA window includes the following coding sequences:
- a CDS encoding corrinoid protein produces the protein MAGKPGVKELLQQALDENIPVNAILKDGLIAGMEIVGQKFSAGEYFVPEMLLSAQAMKAGLKMLEPLLIGEKTATNGTVILGTVRGDLHDIGKNLVGMMLEGGGFEVIDLGTNAAPEKFVAVAKEHPHAVIGLSALLTTTMENMRVTINALRTAGLANPVIVGGAAVNQKFADEIQAAGFSRNAAEAVPLVKKILANVS, from the coding sequence ATGGCCGGAAAACCCGGCGTGAAAGAATTGCTACAGCAGGCGCTGGATGAAAATATTCCCGTGAACGCCATCCTCAAAGACGGGCTGATTGCCGGAATGGAAATTGTCGGGCAAAAATTTTCTGCCGGTGAATATTTTGTGCCGGAAATGCTGCTTTCCGCGCAAGCGATGAAAGCCGGTTTAAAAATGCTGGAACCGCTGCTAATTGGAGAAAAAACAGCAACTAATGGCACGGTGATTTTGGGAACCGTTCGCGGTGATTTGCACGACATCGGCAAAAATCTGGTGGGAATGATGCTCGAAGGCGGCGGTTTTGAAGTGATCGATTTGGGCACAAACGCCGCACCGGAAAAATTTGTCGCAGTGGCGAAGGAGCATCCGCACGCGGTGATCGGGCTTTCGGCTCTGCTGACCACAACGATGGAAAATATGCGCGTTACCATCAACGCGCTGCGCACTGCCGGATTGGCAAATCCGGTGATTGTCGGCGGTGCGGCGGTCAACCAAAAATTTGCGGATGAAATCCAGGCTGCCGGATTTTCCCGGAACGCAGCCGAGGCGGTTCCGCTGGTTAAAAAGATACTGGCTAACGTTTCATAA
- a CDS encoding homocysteine S-methyltransferase family protein, whose protein sequence is MNETIQKLLKNGPVVTDGAWGTQLQALGLPTGDCGDLFNLTHPERVEKVAGAYVAAGSQIILTNTFRANRIALADYGFAEKTAEINRSGVEISCVQQVKMRLFLPRLVPAAKCC, encoded by the coding sequence ATGAATGAAACGATCCAAAAATTGTTGAAAAACGGTCCGGTTGTGACCGACGGCGCATGGGGAACGCAGTTGCAGGCGTTGGGTTTGCCCACCGGCGATTGCGGCGATTTGTTCAACCTGACCCATCCGGAACGGGTTGAAAAAGTTGCCGGAGCATATGTTGCAGCGGGCAGCCAGATTATTTTGACAAACACCTTTCGCGCCAACCGGATTGCGTTGGCGGATTACGGATTTGCGGAAAAAACCGCAGAAATTAATCGCTCAGGCGTGGAAATTTCCTGCGTGCAGCAGGTAAAAATGCGGTTGTTTTTGCCTCGATTGGTCCCAGCGGCAAAATGCTGTTGA
- a CDS encoding homocysteine S-methyltransferase family protein produces MRAAGKNAVVFASIGPSGKMLLTGEITESELFAAFSEQAKALANAGAMGIVLETMSDLTEAKTAISAAKKTGLPVVASMVYDSGIGKDRTMMGVTPEQAAEVLAAAGADVIGANCGQGIEGFIPICARLRKATELPIWIKPNAGLPELVHGQVQYSTTPQDFCKFVPPLIDAGANFIGGCCGTTPDFIREILAVLAKPR; encoded by the coding sequence CTGCGTGCAGCAGGTAAAAATGCGGTTGTTTTTGCCTCGATTGGTCCCAGCGGCAAAATGCTGTTGACCGGGGAAATCACGGAATCGGAGTTATTTGCGGCGTTTTCCGAGCAGGCAAAAGCGTTGGCGAATGCCGGAGCAATGGGCATTGTGCTCGAAACAATGTCCGATTTAACTGAAGCAAAAACAGCTATTTCCGCAGCCAAAAAAACCGGGTTGCCGGTTGTGGCCAGCATGGTTTACGATTCCGGAATCGGGAAAGATCGCACGATGATGGGCGTAACGCCCGAGCAAGCTGCGGAAGTTTTGGCTGCCGCCGGTGCGGATGTCATCGGCGCAAATTGCGGTCAGGGCATTGAAGGATTTATCCCGATTTGCGCGCGATTGCGAAAAGCTACAGAGTTGCCCATCTGGATTAAGCCAAACGCCGGATTACCGGAGCTTGTTCACGGTCAGGTACAATATTCGACTACGCCGCAGGATTTTTGCAAATTTGTGCCGCCGCTTATCGATGCCGGTGCTAATTTTATCGGCGGTTGTTGCGGCACTACACCGGATTTTATTCGCGAAATTCTCGCGGTTTTGGCGAAACCCCGTTAA
- a CDS encoding DUF1572 family protein yields the protein MDGKIWLDQIIVQFRKYKIYSERAAEQVADDDFFSSMGGNPQSVATLMKHVGGNHRSRWRDFLTTDGEKSDRNRESEFSVDGETRQSIYQKWEDGWQIAFDSLEKLTAADLEKTITIRGEPMGVTDAIQRNLNHVAYHTGQIVHLARQLVGEKWQTLSIAVGKSDEFNRKMQSKFGDWWSKEKQ from the coding sequence ATGGATGGAAAAATATGGCTGGATCAAATAATTGTTCAGTTCCGAAAATACAAAATCTACAGCGAGAGAGCTGCCGAACAGGTTGCGGACGACGATTTTTTTTCGTCGATGGGCGGCAATCCGCAAAGCGTTGCCACGCTGATGAAACATGTTGGCGGAAATCATCGCTCGCGCTGGCGGGATTTTCTCACCACTGACGGCGAAAAAAGCGACCGGAACCGCGAATCCGAATTTTCTGTGGATGGTGAAACGCGCCAATCGATTTACCAAAAATGGGAAGACGGCTGGCAAATTGCGTTCGATTCGCTCGAAAAATTGACAGCGGCGGATCTCGAAAAGACCATCACTATCCGGGGTGAACCGATGGGAGTGACCGATGCGATTCAACGCAACTTGAACCACGTTGCCTATCACACCGGACAAATTGTTCACCTCGCCCGGCAGCTTGTCGGCGAAAAGTGGCAAACGTTGAGTATTGCGGTTGGAAAATCGGATGAATTCAACCGGAAAATGCAAAGCAAATTTGGCGATTGGTGGTCAAAAGAAAAGCAATAA
- the lpxK gene encoding tetraacyldisaccharide 4'-kinase: MPFGAIHLAVVRLRNKLYDLKWLTIRLLPVPVISVGNIQMGGSGKTPMVLNLVALLQEKGFSVGILTRGYARKSGRIRILHGGEIATVAEIGDEPAMMLRVLSSNSWLGIGANRYLTGLALLAKKRVDVLILDDGMQHRKLHRDLDICLIDVSRWHNHPFLYPFSYLRDAKVSLKRAGFILLTKSENATKMGEKLHSQLSERFGGAVLKAHFQFGEFEVLVDGSAIQLAKNTPVVSLCGIANPQHFQHTLRQSGADIKLNILFPDHHNYTHGEMAECAEQARLAGAEYIITTEKDAVKIRELLQPENSKWSDNILVLPVVVNLENPEVVEKQIDNLLNNRSL; encoded by the coding sequence TTGCCATTCGGCGCGATCCATTTAGCGGTTGTCCGGCTCCGCAACAAACTCTACGATTTGAAATGGTTAACTATCCGGCTATTGCCGGTGCCCGTGATTTCTGTTGGAAACATCCAAATGGGCGGCTCCGGAAAAACACCGATGGTGCTAAATCTTGTGGCTTTGTTGCAAGAAAAAGGATTTAGCGTTGGCATTTTGACGCGCGGATATGCTCGAAAATCCGGCAGAATTCGTATTTTACACGGCGGCGAAATTGCCACAGTCGCGGAAATTGGTGATGAACCCGCGATGATGTTGCGGGTTTTGAGCAGCAACAGTTGGTTGGGGATTGGTGCAAATCGCTATCTAACGGGATTGGCGCTGTTGGCAAAAAAGCGGGTGGATGTGCTGATTTTGGACGATGGGATGCAACATCGCAAACTGCACCGCGATCTGGATATTTGTTTGATTGATGTTTCCCGCTGGCACAATCATCCATTTTTATACCCCTTCAGTTATTTGCGGGATGCCAAAGTCTCGCTGAAACGCGCCGGGTTTATTTTGCTCACAAAATCAGAAAACGCCACTAAAATGGGCGAAAAATTGCATTCACAACTGTCTGAACGATTTGGGGGTGCTGTTCTGAAAGCGCATTTTCAATTTGGCGAATTTGAGGTGCTGGTTGATGGCAGCGCCATTCAATTGGCGAAAAACACACCGGTCGTTTCGCTGTGCGGGATAGCTAATCCGCAACATTTTCAACATACCCTTCGGCAATCCGGGGCGGACATTAAATTGAATATATTATTTCCGGACCATCACAATTATACGCATGGCGAAATGGCTGAATGTGCGGAGCAAGCCCGGCTTGCCGGCGCAGAATACATTATAACTACCGAAAAAGATGCGGTAAAAATCCGGGAATTGTTGCAGCCGGAAAACTCGAAGTGGTCAGATAATATATTAGTGCTGCCGGTAGTTGTAAACTTGGAAAATCCCGAAGTTGTTGAAAAACAGATAGATAACTTGCTAAATAATCGATCACTTTAA
- a CDS encoding bifunctional GNAT family N-acetyltransferase/carbon-nitrogen hydrolase family protein, translating to MLKGKKKVKIRRWRKEDIPAIIDCHEIAYGDYPDDVEYDQRLHEHMLEAFPEGQIMAEIGGKIVGYATSIIVQLDDETQYYTYNEITGSGTFSTHDPSGDTLYGADIAVHPDYRGHGIAGKLYVYRRKLMKRYNLRRMVAYGRLPGYQHYAGKITADEYVNRVQSGELKDPALTAHLKAGYLVKRVLYKFFRDDFSMNYCTLLEMPNPDFSATKRRIAASPIQRPVRKFRVCVAQYHLRRIDTWEEFENTIEFFVDTASTYHCHFLVMPELFTAQLFSTFPRDWDDRRSVEELANMADRYQEVFRQKAMQHGMYIIGGSHPIRRNGKIYNVAHLFSPAGNIYTQDKLHITPFERRVWGIEPGEGLRVFDTPLGRIAIQVCYDIEFPEVTRLLTLAGSEVIFVPFSTDEKKSYFRVRYAAHARAVENYLYVILAGNVGNLPTVRSYLINYGQSAVLTPSDFSFPLHGIQGEAEPNVETVVISELDLSSLAQQRDTASVRPLYDRRLDLFELRAKQKIDVVRVE from the coding sequence ATGTTGAAAGGCAAAAAAAAGGTAAAAATCCGGCGCTGGCGAAAGGAAGATATTCCGGCGATCATCGATTGCCACGAAATTGCCTATGGCGACTATCCGGATGATGTGGAATACGACCAACGGCTGCACGAACACATGCTGGAAGCCTTTCCCGAAGGTCAGATTATGGCGGAAATCGGCGGGAAAATTGTGGGTTACGCCACGTCGATCATCGTGCAATTGGATGACGAAACGCAATATTACACCTACAATGAAATCACCGGTTCCGGCACCTTCAGCACGCACGATCCCAGCGGCGATACGCTATACGGTGCGGATATCGCGGTTCACCCGGATTATCGCGGACACGGCATTGCCGGAAAGCTATATGTGTATCGCCGTAAGCTGATGAAAAGATACAACTTGCGGCGAATGGTCGCGTATGGCAGGTTACCCGGATATCAACATTATGCCGGAAAAATTACCGCTGACGAATATGTCAACCGTGTGCAATCCGGCGAGTTGAAAGACCCCGCGCTAACGGCGCATTTGAAAGCCGGATATTTGGTGAAACGGGTGCTTTACAAATTTTTCCGCGACGATTTCAGCATGAATTATTGCACGTTGCTTGAGATGCCCAACCCCGATTTTAGCGCAACCAAACGCAGGATAGCCGCATCGCCAATCCAACGACCGGTGCGGAAATTCCGGGTTTGTGTCGCCCAATATCACCTCCGCCGGATCGATACATGGGAAGAATTTGAGAACACCATCGAGTTTTTTGTGGATACCGCGTCGACGTATCACTGCCATTTTTTGGTGATGCCGGAATTGTTCACTGCCCAGTTATTTAGTACGTTTCCGCGCGATTGGGATGATCGCCGCTCGGTTGAGGAACTGGCGAATATGGCAGATCGATATCAGGAAGTATTCCGCCAAAAAGCCATGCAACACGGTATGTATATCATTGGCGGGTCGCACCCGATCCGCCGGAATGGAAAAATTTACAACGTTGCACACCTGTTTTCACCCGCCGGAAATATTTATACACAGGATAAACTGCATATCACTCCGTTTGAACGGCGCGTTTGGGGTATCGAACCCGGAGAAGGATTGCGGGTTTTTGATACGCCACTGGGGCGCATCGCTATTCAGGTGTGTTACGATATCGAATTTCCGGAAGTTACGCGATTGTTAACGTTAGCCGGTAGTGAAGTGATTTTTGTCCCATTCAGCACGGATGAAAAAAAATCCTATTTCCGGGTTCGATACGCTGCTCACGCCCGCGCAGTGGAAAATTATTTATATGTGATTTTAGCCGGCAACGTGGGCAATCTGCCGACGGTGCGATCATATTTGATCAATTACGGGCAATCGGCGGTGCTCACGCCGAGCGATTTTTCATTTCCGTTGCACGGTATTCAGGGTGAAGCAGAGCCGAATGTGGAAACCGTTGTGATCTCCGAGTTGGATTTATCGAGCCTTGCCCAACAGCGCGATACTGCCAGCGTTCGCCCGCTTTACGACCGTCGCCTCGATTTGTTTGAACTTCGCGCCAAACAAAAAATAGATGTCGTCCGGGTGGAATAG
- a CDS encoding succinylglutamate desuccinylase/aspartoacylase family protein has product MEISGKKINPGEQTEIHLKIARLPTHTVINLPVLVYRAIVPGPTLLLTAGLHGDEINGVETLRRLIKSGLIRPDAGTVVVIPVVNIHGFIQNSRRFPDGKDLNRSFPGQKDGSLAGRFAWVLMNDILPTVDFGIDFHTGGAHKANFPHLRCNLDDPEIASLAKAFAPPFIVHSKPPDHSFRKAAAIQGKSILTFEAGESLRFDELAITEGMNGIHRLMFAKGMRQLPGVPGSSKILHKSWWNRASYSGLFRAFVKPGDQIRRHQQIGSISDPFGEVEYPIKAREKGFVIGLNNLCVVNKGEALIHIGTMDSATKSDQPDSQNQKKG; this is encoded by the coding sequence TTGGAAATCAGTGGGAAGAAAATTAATCCCGGTGAGCAAACTGAGATTCATCTGAAAATTGCCAGGTTGCCAACCCATACGGTCATCAATTTGCCGGTTCTTGTGTATCGCGCAATTGTTCCGGGACCGACGCTGTTGCTCACTGCGGGGCTTCACGGCGATGAAATTAACGGAGTGGAAACATTGCGGCGGCTGATCAAATCGGGATTAATCCGCCCGGATGCCGGAACTGTGGTGGTGATTCCAGTGGTGAATATTCACGGATTTATCCAGAATTCCCGGCGTTTTCCCGACGGAAAAGACCTCAACCGCAGTTTTCCCGGACAAAAAGATGGCTCGCTGGCCGGGCGTTTCGCGTGGGTGCTGATGAACGATATTTTGCCGACAGTCGATTTCGGGATCGATTTTCACACCGGTGGAGCGCACAAAGCTAATTTTCCGCATTTACGCTGCAATCTGGATGACCCGGAAATCGCCAGTTTGGCGAAAGCTTTTGCACCACCGTTTATCGTGCATTCCAAACCACCGGATCATTCGTTTCGCAAAGCTGCGGCCATTCAGGGGAAATCTATTCTCACATTTGAAGCTGGCGAATCGCTGCGATTTGACGAACTGGCGATCACCGAAGGTATGAACGGCATTCACCGGTTGATGTTTGCAAAAGGTATGCGGCAACTGCCAGGTGTGCCGGGCAGCAGCAAAATTTTGCACAAAAGCTGGTGGAATCGCGCCAGCTATTCCGGGTTGTTCCGCGCGTTTGTGAAACCGGGCGACCAGATCCGGCGGCATCAGCAGATCGGCAGCATCAGCGATCCGTTTGGTGAGGTGGAATACCCCATCAAAGCCCGCGAAAAAGGGTTTGTTATCGGGCTGAACAACCTTTGCGTGGTCAACAAGGGCGAGGCGTTAATCCACATCGGCACAATGGATTCTGCCACAAAAAGTGATCAACCGGATTCGCAAAACCAAAAGAAGGGCTGA
- the rimK gene encoding 30S ribosomal protein S6--L-glutamate ligase, whose amino-acid sequence MKIAILSRKPSLYSTQRLVEAGKERGHDVRVIDYLRCYMDITAHKPMVIYQSKKLDDYAAIIPRIASSYTFYGTAVVRQFEMMGVFPTNESQSITRSRDKLRCLQLLAREGIGLPVTGFAHSTKDIEGLLETVGNAPVVIKLLEGTQGIGVVLAETDSAAKSVIEAFRGLDANILVQEFIKEAGGSDIRCFVVGGKVIAAMKRQGAEGEFRSNLHRGGTGSKIKLTPEERSTAVRAARIMGLNVAGVDLLRSNHGPVVMEVNSSPGLEGIEKTTGIDVAGKIIEFIENNSHDRNKIKDKIKV is encoded by the coding sequence ATGAAAATTGCTATTTTGTCGCGCAAACCGTCGCTCTATTCTACACAACGATTGGTGGAAGCCGGAAAAGAACGCGGTCACGATGTACGGGTGATCGATTATTTGCGCTGTTATATGGACATCACCGCACACAAACCGATGGTAATTTATCAATCCAAAAAGCTGGATGATTACGCGGCAATAATCCCGCGAATTGCATCGTCGTATACCTTTTACGGAACGGCTGTCGTTCGCCAATTTGAAATGATGGGTGTGTTTCCCACCAACGAATCCCAATCGATTACGCGATCGCGCGATAAATTGCGCTGTTTGCAATTGCTGGCACGGGAAGGCATCGGGTTGCCTGTGACCGGGTTTGCCCATTCCACAAAAGATATCGAAGGATTGTTAGAAACGGTGGGCAATGCGCCGGTTGTGATCAAATTATTGGAAGGCACCCAGGGCATCGGCGTGGTGTTGGCGGAAACGGATTCGGCGGCAAAATCGGTTATCGAGGCGTTTCGCGGGCTGGATGCCAATATTTTGGTGCAGGAATTTATCAAAGAAGCCGGCGGATCGGACATCCGCTGTTTTGTGGTTGGCGGAAAAGTGATTGCCGCAATGAAACGGCAGGGCGCCGAAGGCGAATTTCGCTCCAATTTGCATCGCGGCGGCACCGGATCAAAAATAAAATTGACGCCGGAAGAACGCAGCACCGCTGTTCGCGCCGCCAGAATTATGGGGCTTAACGTTGCGGGTGTTGATCTGCTCCGCTCCAATCACGGTCCGGTGGTGATGGAAGTGAATTCATCGCCGGGATTGGAGGGCATCGAAAAAACCACAGGCATCGATGTCGCCGGAAAAATCATCGAGTTTATCGAAAACAATTCGCACGATCGCAACAAAATCAAAGATAAAATAAAAGTGTAG
- a CDS encoding ATP-dependent zinc protease, protein MAATKNSEKKPKLLIGRREIVDFPELDLHGIDAKIDTGAWSCAIHCHHIHPVTIDGVEKVHFNLLDPSHPDYDEKEFVLPIYQLKTVRSSSGHSEDRYFIQTILRIFDENLTVILSLTDRSDMKYPVLIGRKLLQKRFVVDVSRTNLSARGKIIRCELKRSSSK, encoded by the coding sequence ATGGCTGCGACAAAAAATAGTGAAAAAAAACCAAAACTACTCATCGGACGACGGGAGATTGTCGATTTTCCGGAGCTGGATTTGCACGGTATCGATGCAAAAATCGATACCGGCGCGTGGTCGTGTGCCATCCACTGCCACCACATTCACCCGGTAACCATCGATGGTGTGGAAAAAGTGCATTTCAATCTGCTCGATCCGTCGCATCCGGATTACGACGAAAAGGAATTTGTGCTGCCGATTTATCAACTTAAAACCGTTCGCAGTTCCTCCGGACATAGCGAGGATCGCTATTTTATCCAAACTATTTTGCGGATTTTTGATGAAAATTTAACCGTTATTCTCTCACTGACCGACCGTTCCGACATGAAATATCCCGTGTTGATCGGCAGAAAACTGCTGCAAAAACGGTTTGTGGTGGATGTTTCGCGGACCAATTTATCCGCCCGCGGAAAAATCATTCGTTGTGAGTTAAAAAGGAGTTCTTCCAAATGA
- a CDS encoding AsmA family protein, whose translation MKKIIGIIAGILLLILVALIALPMIFRDDIIAWIKTDVNKNFTATVDFADVDISLIRSFPQMSVGLRGLTVVNHEPFAGDTLAAIDNLEIALQLSSLWQGGAMVINSILVERPRISVMVNSDGAMNTNIVKPNPEQTTADDESAGGASFELRDYRIVDADIEYADESGGVLLKLDGFNHRGSGDFTASQFAMTTETNIANIRFDNGGATLINNAKLDATVNVAVDLATNKYTLQQNTIALNALQLNASGWVQQVGENLEMDIKFDAPEAQFKDLLSMIPFIYRKDFADLQADGSFLLRGSANGSLTETQIPAFEIALDVKNGMFQYPDLPTPVENVQIQLLAKNPGKTADATVIDLQKMHIEILKEPLDAKLLVKTPVSDPYLETNIVGRLNLGEVKNIFPLGEGVELAGKVQSDFQLKGALSAIQNNDISKFSTGGTLKFSEVKYAAPELPEAIALQSADLQFSPQRASLQNLRATFGNSDLQANGVLENIFGYVFHDQTVKGTLALQSKLLDLNPWIAGESEPLQAIELPAKVEFLLAADCQKVLFDKLEMKNVKGNLLLKDQKLSLLDLNANMLQGSLRTSGEYSYIPPKKPEMFFDVLIDNFAIPETFTSFVTVQKFMPLSEKMDGKFSGQLTLNSALDQNLLPVMSALTSKGSLVVPKVKITDTDIFNKLSEKLSLSALHNPALSDVNPTYSIKNGRFYVEPFKFNIDKYLIEATGSNGIDQSVDYAMKVHVPAAELRDQANAAISQFIKTDANMLSSGTVVVDVKVGGTFKNPVLNVSGANVLEGATDPLKAAADAEAAKQKAEAERKMKEELEKKKKEAEQKLKDKLKGIWKKD comes from the coding sequence ATGAAAAAAATAATCGGGATTATTGCGGGCATTTTATTGCTCATTCTGGTTGCGCTGATTGCGCTGCCCATGATTTTTCGCGATGACATTATCGCGTGGATAAAAACGGATGTGAACAAAAATTTTACCGCGACGGTGGATTTTGCGGATGTGGACATCAGCCTGATTCGCAGTTTTCCCCAAATGAGCGTGGGATTGCGCGGATTGACGGTGGTGAATCACGAACCGTTTGCGGGCGATACGCTCGCCGCGATCGACAATCTGGAAATTGCGCTGCAACTGAGCAGCTTGTGGCAGGGCGGCGCGATGGTCATCAATTCCATTTTGGTGGAGCGCCCGCGAATTTCCGTGATGGTGAACTCGGATGGCGCGATGAACACGAACATCGTGAAGCCAAATCCGGAGCAGACGACCGCTGACGACGAATCCGCCGGCGGGGCAAGTTTTGAGCTGCGCGATTACCGGATTGTTGATGCGGATATCGAATACGCAGACGAATCCGGCGGCGTATTGCTCAAACTGGATGGCTTCAACCATCGCGGTAGCGGCGATTTTACCGCTTCGCAATTTGCGATGACAACGGAAACGAATATTGCAAACATCCGTTTTGACAACGGCGGCGCAACGCTGATTAACAACGCCAAATTAGATGCGACGGTGAACGTTGCGGTGGATCTGGCGACGAACAAATATACCCTGCAGCAGAACACCATCGCGCTGAATGCGTTGCAGCTCAACGCTTCCGGGTGGGTGCAGCAGGTTGGCGAAAATCTGGAAATGGACATCAAGTTCGATGCGCCGGAAGCGCAATTCAAAGATTTGCTCAGCATGATTCCATTTATTTACCGGAAAGATTTTGCCGATTTGCAGGCGGATGGCAGCTTTTTGCTGCGCGGCAGCGCGAACGGTTCGCTTACCGAAACGCAAATTCCCGCGTTCGAAATTGCGCTGGATGTGAAAAACGGCATGTTCCAATATCCCGATTTGCCGACGCCGGTGGAAAATGTGCAAATCCAGTTGCTCGCCAAAAATCCCGGCAAAACCGCAGACGCCACGGTCATCGATTTGCAGAAAATGCACATCGAAATTTTGAAAGAACCGCTGGATGCGAAACTGCTCGTAAAAACGCCGGTTTCCGATCCGTATCTCGAAACGAACATCGTCGGGCGACTGAATTTGGGCGAAGTGAAAAATATTTTCCCGCTCGGTGAAGGCGTGGAACTTGCCGGAAAAGTGCAGTCCGATTTCCAGTTAAAAGGCGCGCTTTCCGCGATACAAAACAATGACATCAGTAAATTTTCCACCGGCGGCACGCTCAAATTCAGCGAAGTGAAATACGCCGCGCCGGAATTGCCGGAAGCGATCGCGCTGCAAAGCGCGGACCTGCAATTTTCGCCGCAAAGAGCATCATTGCAAAACTTGCGGGCAACATTCGGGAACAGCGATCTGCAGGCTAACGGCGTGCTGGAAAATATTTTCGGCTACGTATTTCACGATCAAACCGTGAAAGGCACGCTGGCGCTGCAATCTAAATTGCTCGATTTGAATCCGTGGATCGCCGGTGAAAGCGAGCCGCTGCAAGCCATCGAACTGCCCGCCAAAGTAGAATTTCTGCTGGCTGCCGATTGCCAAAAAGTGCTGTTCGACAAGCTGGAAATGAAGAACGTAAAAGGCAATTTGCTGCTGAAAGATCAGAAGCTTAGCCTGCTGGATTTGAACGCCAACATGTTGCAGGGATCGCTGCGCACCAGCGGCGAATACAGCTATATTCCGCCAAAAAAACCGGAAATGTTTTTCGATGTGCTGATCGATAATTTCGCGATTCCCGAAACGTTCACCAGCTTTGTGACGGTGCAAAAATTTATGCCGCTTTCCGAAAAAATGGACGGAAAATTCAGCGGGCAACTCACACTGAATTCTGCGCTCGACCAAAATTTGCTGCCGGTGATGTCCGCTTTAACCAGCAAAGGCAGTTTGGTAGTGCCCAAAGTTAAAATCACAGACACGGATATTTTCAACAAATTATCCGAAAAATTGAGCCTGAGTGCCCTGCACAATCCGGCGCTGAGCGATGTGAACCCGACATATTCTATCAAAAACGGACGGTTTTATGTTGAGCCGTTTAAGTTCAATATTGACAAATATTTAATCGAGGCAACGGGTTCCAACGGCATCGACCAGTCGGTCGATTATGCGATGAAAGTGCACGTTCCCGCAGCGGAATTGCGCGATCAGGCGAATGCGGCAATCAGCCAGTTTATCAAAACGGATGCGAATATGCTCAGTTCCGGCACGGTTGTGGTGGATGTAAAAGTAGGCGGCACTTTCAAAAATCCGGTGCTGAATGTTTCCGGCGCGAATGTGCTGGAAGGCGCGACAGATCCGCTGAAAGCCGCCGCCGATGCGGAAGCAGCAAAACAGAAAGCCGAAGCCGAACGGAAAATGAAGGAAGAACTGGAAAAGAAGAAAAAAGAAGCTGAACAAAAATTGAAAGACAAGTTGAAAGGCATCTGGAAAAAGGATTGA